A genome region from Geobacter pickeringii includes the following:
- a CDS encoding ABC transporter permease, whose amino-acid sequence MFFLRLIIRNAFRHKLRTILTIVGVAVAVLAFGLLRTLVDLWYAGVEASSASRLVTRNAISLVFPLPISYKDRIRQVPGVKGVSWGNWFGGIYKEEKNFFPSFAVEPKEYLAMYPEYVIPDDQRSAFLLDRRGCVVGRKTAERFGWKIGDAVTLRGTIFPGQWEFVIRAIYRGAKKNTDETQLFFHWDYLNETVKKTIPRRADQAGFYLVELKKPEQAAEVSLAVDALFKNSLAETLTETEKAFQLSFVSMTEAIMVAIQIVSYVVIVIIMVVAANTMAMTARERIAEYATLKTLGFGARHIGGVIFGESLVISLAGGVTGILLTFPAAHWIETALSQFFPVFTVARLTIWFDLAAALTVGVIAGIFPTWRGATIRIADGLRRIG is encoded by the coding sequence GTGTTCTTCCTCAGGCTCATCATCCGCAACGCCTTCCGGCACAAACTCCGGACCATCCTCACCATCGTCGGGGTGGCGGTGGCGGTCCTCGCCTTCGGGCTGCTGCGGACCCTGGTGGACCTCTGGTACGCCGGGGTAGAGGCGTCGTCGGCCTCGCGGCTCGTGACGCGCAACGCCATCTCCCTCGTCTTTCCCCTCCCCATCTCGTACAAGGACCGGATCAGGCAGGTGCCCGGGGTGAAGGGTGTCTCCTGGGGGAACTGGTTCGGCGGGATCTACAAGGAGGAGAAGAACTTCTTCCCCAGCTTTGCCGTGGAGCCGAAAGAGTATCTGGCGATGTACCCTGAGTATGTCATCCCCGACGACCAGCGCAGCGCCTTCCTCCTCGACCGGCGGGGGTGCGTGGTGGGGAGGAAGACCGCCGAGCGGTTCGGCTGGAAGATCGGCGATGCGGTGACGCTGCGGGGGACCATCTTCCCCGGCCAGTGGGAGTTCGTGATCCGGGCCATCTACCGCGGTGCAAAAAAGAACACCGACGAGACCCAGCTCTTTTTCCACTGGGACTACCTGAACGAGACCGTGAAGAAGACCATCCCCCGCCGGGCGGATCAGGCGGGGTTCTACCTGGTCGAGCTGAAAAAGCCGGAGCAGGCGGCCGAGGTGTCACTGGCGGTGGATGCCCTCTTCAAGAACTCCCTGGCGGAGACCCTCACCGAGACCGAAAAGGCGTTCCAGTTGAGCTTCGTCTCCATGACCGAGGCGATCATGGTCGCCATCCAGATCGTCTCCTACGTGGTGATCGTCATCATCATGGTGGTGGCGGCCAATACCATGGCGATGACGGCCCGGGAGCGGATCGCCGAGTACGCCACCCTCAAGACCCTCGGCTTCGGCGCACGCCACATCGGCGGGGTGATCTTCGGCGAGTCGCTCGTCATCTCCCTGGCCGGCGGGGTGACGGGGATCCTCCTCACCTTTCCGGCGGCCCACTGGATCGAGACTGCGCTTTCCCAGTTCTTTCCGGTCTTCACCGTGGCGCGGCTGACCATCTGGTTCGACCTGGCGGCGGCGCTGACGGTTGGGGTCATAGCGGGAATCTTCCCCACCTGGCGCGGCGCCACGATCCGGATCGCCGACGGCCTTCGCAGGATCGGCTGA
- a CDS encoding ABC transporter permease codes for MGIPYSYSFRNLWTRRLTTVLTAAGMALVVFVFAATLMLAEGLRKTLVETGSYDNVVVIRKSAQTEVQSGIDRPQAAVVETQPEVAMSGGVRLAAKELVVLISLPKRGTGKPSNVVIRGIAPASLLMRPQVRLREGRMPRPGSAEIIAGASIAKRFQGGGIGETVRFGMRNWTVVGIFDAGTTGFSSEIWGDVDQLMQAFRRPVYSSIVFKLRDPAEFEKVKARIDSDPRLTLEAKREIRFYADQSEAMAKFLRILGVTLTIIFSLGAIIGAMITMYAAVANRITEIGTLRALGFRRGGILAAFILESLFLGLLGGVAGLFFASFMQLITISTMNWQTFSELAFTFTLTLAIIGKSLLFSLGMGLVGGVLPAFRAARMKVVDALRAS; via the coding sequence ATGGGGATTCCGTACTCCTACAGCTTCCGCAACCTCTGGACCCGGCGCCTGACGACGGTCCTCACCGCAGCGGGGATGGCGCTGGTGGTCTTCGTCTTTGCGGCGACCCTCATGCTGGCGGAGGGGTTGCGCAAGACCCTCGTCGAGACCGGCTCCTACGACAACGTGGTGGTGATCCGCAAGTCGGCCCAGACCGAGGTGCAGAGCGGCATCGATCGTCCCCAGGCGGCGGTGGTGGAGACCCAGCCCGAGGTGGCCATGTCGGGAGGGGTGCGTCTGGCGGCCAAGGAGCTCGTCGTTCTCATCAGCCTTCCCAAGCGCGGTACCGGCAAGCCGTCCAATGTCGTCATCAGGGGGATTGCACCGGCATCGCTCCTGATGCGCCCCCAGGTGCGGCTCCGGGAGGGGCGGATGCCCCGTCCCGGTTCGGCGGAGATCATCGCCGGGGCGAGTATCGCCAAGCGGTTTCAGGGGGGAGGGATCGGGGAGACGGTCCGCTTCGGGATGCGGAACTGGACGGTGGTGGGGATCTTCGATGCCGGCACCACCGGCTTTTCGTCGGAGATCTGGGGGGACGTGGATCAGCTGATGCAGGCGTTCCGCCGGCCGGTCTACTCTTCCATCGTCTTCAAGCTGCGGGATCCCGCTGAGTTCGAGAAGGTGAAGGCCCGCATCGACTCTGACCCGCGGCTGACCCTGGAGGCGAAGCGGGAGATCCGCTTCTATGCCGACCAGTCGGAGGCGATGGCGAAGTTCCTCCGCATCCTGGGGGTGACCCTGACGATTATCTTCTCCCTCGGGGCGATCATCGGCGCCATGATCACCATGTATGCCGCCGTGGCCAACCGGATCACCGAGATCGGCACCCTGCGCGCCCTCGGTTTCCGCCGGGGGGGCATCCTTGCCGCCTTCATCCTGGAGTCCCTTTTCCTCGGCCTCCTCGGCGGGGTGGCGGGGCTCTTCTTCGCCTCGTTCATGCAGCTCATCACCATCTCGACCATGAACTGGCAGACCTTTTCGGAGCTCGCCTTCACCTTCACGCTGACCCTCGCCATCATCGGCAAGTCGCTCCTCTTCTCCCTGGGCATGGGGCTGGTGGGCGGGGTGCTGCCGGCCTTCCGGGCGGCGCGGATGAAGGTCGTCGACGCGCTCCGGGCCTCATAA